A window from Amblyomma americanum isolate KBUSLIRL-KWMA chromosome 7, ASM5285725v1, whole genome shotgun sequence encodes these proteins:
- the LOC144098432 gene encoding uncharacterized protein LOC144098432: MAAEQCLVEFFALEMKRAGGVLRVSHYDTIGRYEKSMPTMLAEFMNTKYNGSLTRFFRSHKDSFVFCENRVGLLPHFEARSILAQPDNLNVVQFFLDLFQKIGATQEQPCSVHILSKYVPYMDHDARLFLRKMYANSLNVFFTLNDFHFHMTSPDRGFVSLRRPPAAPNCIAAQLRKCLLKNNAFNSLSGLNIEELLHEAIATWLPELRLYFGGGNRTSKLYNVLNSYPNVFKWKPHEKVWLRRKYEKWDRKWSGAEELLAAIHFMELLKDIGATLSNPICFNYILCCAESVPKECSAYINHVFPGIDLIDLFHLHPDKFDLSVVNCVSLKFGDQEIETKKSPGALSAYYAAHLLKYAPNLVPDTLKICIENAPKAVKSYCGTTVRHRLHVVLDSGRELLTSGVVDNMMAADLLKSICRTPAPEGNQKKKKSKDSAASTAANTTAAMPKKATTKASKISKTSAMAGPVQGASHLETAASIVPSLTAGSLTLLEKEKLQNTLAKALSLTEMKQDTPALDTSKRFQSQLDTMLIIPTVSARTLQESKEMKPQNSLAKAASLSDLVLDVAVSDTPERSQSLVNTTMLIIPTPTTRSFTDLEELKPQNTVAKALSLTELEQDFAASDTLKRPHLRPFASYSMSLPSQHSPAIPDVARLKNEDRKTKMLMKAKSNPCLIVSKFRELAPVTEKSSSCVELCGDESKLVARIVSHGSTKALSLAVQKQEPRQQLEDKVDEKAKTNETNQGNVCGAASDDYMYSKMEHALSEFITKRLEASPIHSEELNSLSDAVNKSFGVLPKYEIHLAVLYSEGTLSFDGKRVLYNAN; this comes from the coding sequence ATGGCTGCAGAGCAGTGCCTGGTGGAGTTCTTTGCTCTTGAGATGAAGCGGGCTGGTGGCGTCCTGCGGGTGTCTCACTATGATACAATCGGAAGGTACGAAAAGAGCATGCCAACGATGCTGGCTGAGTTCATGAATACCAAGTACAACGGATCACTCACACGGTTCTTCAGATCTCACAAGGACTCCTTTGTCTTCTGCGAGAATAGGGTTGGCCTGCTGCCTCATTTCGAAGCTAGGAGCATCCTGGCGCAGCCAGACAACTTAAATGTTGTGCAATTCTTTCTGGACCTCTTTCAGAAGATTGGGGCAACCCAAGAGCAGCCATGTTCAGTACACATTCTGTCCAAGTATGTCCCATACATGGACCATGATGCAAGACTGTTCCTTCGCAAGATGTATGCAAACAGCCTGAATGTGTTTTTCACCCTCAACGACTTCCACTTTCACATGACATCGCCTGACCGAGGTTTCGTGTCCCTTAGGCGGCCCCCTGCAGCACCCAATTGCATTGCTGCACAACTTAGAAAATGTCTGCTTAAAAACAATGCTTTTAATTCTTTGAGTGGTCTGAACATCGAGGAGCTGCTGCATGAAGCAATAGCAACTTGGCTTCCTGAACTAAGGTTATACTTTGGTGGTGGAAATCGGACAAGCAAGTTGTACAATGTGTTGAACTCTTATCCAAATGTCTTCAAGTGGAAACCCCATGAAAAGGTTTGGCTTCGCAGGAAGTACGAGAAGTGGGACAGAAAGTGGAGTGGTGCCGAAGAGCTCCTAGCTGCAATTCACTTCATGGAACTGTTGAAGGACATAGGTGCCACGTTGTCAAATCCAATTTGCTTTAACTACATCTTGTGCTGTGCAGAATCTGTACCTAAAGAATGCTCAGCTTACATCAACCATGTCTTCCCAGGCATTGATCTAATTGATCTGTTCCATTTGCACCCTGACAAGTTTGATCTCTCTGTAGTCAATTGCGTTTCTCTGAAATTTGGAGATCAGGAGATCGAAACAAAAAAGAGCCCAGGTGCCCTGTCAGCTTACTATGCTGCTCACCTGTTGAAATATGCACCTAACTTAGTGCCCGATACACTGAAGATCTGCATAGAAAATGCCCCTAAGGCAGTGAAAAGCTACTGTGGGACTACTGTCCGACACAGGCTTCACGTAGTTCTTGATTCTGGAAGGGAGCTGCTCACAAGTGGTGTCGTAGACAACATGATGGCTGCTGACCTGCTCAAGTCTATCTGCAGAACCCCTGCACCAGAaggaaaccagaagaaaaaaaaatccaaggaCTCTGCTGCATCAACAGCTGCCAATACTACTGccgctatgccaaaaaaagccaCTACGAAGGCTTCTAAGATTTCAAAAACTTCTGCCATGGCAGGGCCAGTGCAGGGTGCATCACATCTTGAAACAGCTGCATCAATTGTTCCAAGTCTTACTGCAGGGAGCTTGACACTGCTTGAAAAAGAGAAGCTGCAGAACACTCTGGCTAAAGCATTAAGCTTGACTGAAATGAAGCAGGATACCCCGGCATTGGATACGTCAAAGAGGTTCCAGTCTCAGCTTGACACTATGTTGATCATTCCAACTGTCAGTGCAAGAACCCTGCAAGAGTCCAAAGAAATGAAGCCGCAGAATAGCCTGGCTAAAGCAGCAAGCCTGAGTGACCTGGTGTTGGATGTTGCAGTGTCTGATACTCCAGAGAGATCCCAGTCACTTGTTAACACAACTATGTTGATCATTCCAACTCCTACTACAAGAAGCTTTACAGATTTGGAAGAATTGAAGCCACAAAACACCGTGGCTAAAGCACTAAGCTTGACTGAACTGGAGCAGGACTTTGCAGCATCTGATACTTTAAAAAGGCCCCACTTGCGTCCCTTTGCTTCATACAGCATGTCTCTGCCATCCCAGCATTCACCTGCCATACCGGATGTTGCCAGGCTAAAAAATGAGGACAGAAAGACTAAAATGCTGATGAAAGCAAAGTCCAATCCATGCCTAATAGTGAGCAAATTTAGAGAATTAGCACCAGTCACAGAGAAGAGCTCCTCTTGTGTGGAGCTCTGTGGTGATGAGTCAAAGCTTGTGGCGAGAATAGTTTCACACGGAAGCACTAAAGCCTTAAGTCTAGCAGTGCAAAAGCAAGAGCCCAGACAACAGTTAGAAGACAAGGTGGATGAGAAGGCTAAGACAAATGAAACAAATCAAGGAAATGTGTGCGGTGCAGCATCTGATGATTACATGTACAGCAAGATGGAGCATGCTCTATCGGAATTTATTACGAAACGGCTCGAAGCAAGTCCCATTCATTCTGAAGAGTTGAACAGTCTGTCTGATGCTGTGAACAAGAGTTTTGGTGTTCTCCCCAAGTACGAAATCCACCTGGCTGTGCTTTATAGTGAGGGAACACTCAGTTTTGATGGCAAACGTGTTTTGTACAATGCTAATTAA